The Apium graveolens cultivar Ventura chromosome 6, ASM990537v1, whole genome shotgun sequence genome contains a region encoding:
- the LOC141664142 gene encoding putative F-box/LRR-repeat protein 9 produces MPRQRNPSEESKAMKRMKHSENPNRPEVCDEIATNKISKPRKKRQRMEKPNWLLLPYDITVNIFRRLGPVQILLDVQQVCKAWHQICQDHALWTVINMYHNSVNKHYDRSFLDRICMNAVDRSQGQLVSFCIKFLNTPELMRYIAERASQLTHLRLVNCHYSMYKKYSWREFFEKLFLLEELNVKFSCVTEEAIVQASTHCPMLTTIKIRVYRNSQYPGLDCPRLDGVLATAMSMTQLRHLHLSGYLICRKHLEVIISSGCTHLETLDLTACFSARDIISLSLREKCIAQIQDMRFPSDWMEKFMDDDADDSCEMM; encoded by the exons ATGCCTCGCCAAAGAAACCCCTCCGAAGAATCGAAAGCCATGAAAAGGATGAAGCATTCAGAAAACCCTAATCGGCCAGAAGTCTGTGATGAAATTGCAACAAACAAAATATCAAAACCAAGGAAAAAGAGACAGCGTATGGAAAAACCAAACTGGCTACTACTTCCTTATGATATAACAGTAAACATATTCCGAAGGTTAGGGCCGGTTCAGATTCTTTTGGACGTACAGCAGGTGTGTAAAGCATGGCATCAAATTTGCCAAGACCATGCCCTGTGGACAGTGATTAACATGTACCATAATTCAGTTAATAAGCATTATGACCGTTCTTTTCTTGATCGAATTTGTATGAATGCGGTTGATCGAAGCCAAGGCCAGCTTGTTAGTTTCTGCATCAAGTTCTTAAACACACCTGAGTTGATGAGATACATAGCTGAAAG AGCAAGTCAGCTTACTCATCTTCgacttgtgaattgtcactattcCATGTATAAAAAATATTCGTGGAGAGAGTTTTTCGAAAAACTCTTTCTCCTAGAGGAACTTAACGTCAAGTTCTCTTGTGTAACGGAGGAGGCTATTGTGCAAGCTAGTACGCATTGTCCTATGCTGACAACAATCAAAATTCGTGTTTACCGCAATAGCCAATATCCTGGTTTAGATTGTCCTCGTTTAGATGGTGTATTAGCTACAGCAATGAGCATGACTCAATTACGCCATCTCCATCTTTCTGGCTATCTGATATGTAGAAAACATTTGGAGGTCATCATCTCAAGTGGCTGCACTCATCTTGAGACGCTTGATCTCACTGCTTGCTTCTCCGCAAGAGACATTATTAGTTTGAGTTTAAGGGAAAAATGCATTGCACAAATCCAAGATATGAGATTCCCCTCTGACTGGATGGAAAAATTTATGGACGACGACGCTGATGACTCTTGCGAAATGATGTAA